A stretch of Acidobacteriota bacterium DNA encodes these proteins:
- a CDS encoding NAD-dependent epimerase/dehydratase family protein: MTTSEDRRVLITGAAGQLGSELVPALRRRYGADAVLATDIRTLSGAAVDGPNRRLDGTDLERFGRIAREHRATVIYHLVAVLSATGEKDPQRAWNINIGTLTNALEVARATGAALFVPSSIAAFGPSTPPDPTPQDTLQRPTSIYGVSKVAGELLCDYYVQRYGLDVRGVRYPGLISWAADPGGGTTDYAVEIFHQALTHNRYECFLRAGTQLDMMYMPDAVRAAIELMETPSERLTHRNAFNITAMQLTPEVLAAEIRRHRPDFELSYRVNERKQTIADSWPRRLDDSAARDEWGWQPRWDLEAMTADMLEHLAARLSAPAANTR; encoded by the coding sequence GTGACCACCAGCGAGGACCGCCGGGTCCTGATCACCGGCGCCGCCGGCCAGCTCGGCTCAGAGCTGGTTCCCGCCCTACGCCGGCGGTACGGCGCCGACGCGGTGTTGGCGACGGACATCCGCACCCTCTCCGGCGCCGCCGTCGACGGCCCGAACCGACGCCTCGACGGCACCGACCTGGAACGCTTCGGAAGGATCGCCCGGGAGCACCGGGCGACGGTCATCTATCACCTGGTGGCGGTGCTCTCGGCCACCGGCGAGAAGGACCCGCAACGCGCCTGGAACATCAACATCGGTACCCTCACCAATGCCCTGGAGGTGGCGCGGGCGACGGGCGCCGCCCTCTTCGTGCCCAGCTCCATCGCCGCCTTCGGACCGTCGACGCCGCCGGATCCCACCCCCCAGGACACCCTGCAGCGGCCTACCTCCATCTACGGCGTCAGCAAGGTGGCCGGCGAACTGCTGTGCGACTACTACGTCCAGCGCTACGGCCTCGACGTGCGCGGCGTCCGCTACCCGGGGTTGATCTCCTGGGCCGCCGACCCCGGCGGCGGCACCACCGACTACGCGGTGGAGATCTTCCACCAGGCCCTCACCCACAATCGCTACGAGTGCTTTCTGCGCGCTGGCACTCAACTGGACATGATGTATATGCCGGACGCCGTGCGGGCGGCCATTGAGCTGATGGAAACACCCTCCGAGCGGCTGACCCACCGCAACGCCTTCAACATCACCGCAATGCAGTTGACGCCGGAAGTGCTGGCGGCGGAGATCCGGCGCCACCGCCCAGACTTCGAGCTGAGCTACCGGGTGAACGAGCGCAAGCAGACCATCGCCGACTCCTGGCCGCGCCGCCTCGACGACAGCGCGGCGCGCGACGAGTGGGGCTGGCAACCGCGATGGGACCTCGAAGCGATGACCGCCGACATGCTCGAACATCTCGCCGCGAGGTTGTCCGCGCCCGCCGCGAACACCCGATAG
- a CDS encoding aminotransferase class I/II-fold pyridoxal phosphate-dependent enzyme encodes MPLDRLSQALDQHVAGLAEAGTAKGAETVVVDVLPAVGEHGPRFLLEGEGDRPFLRMNSNSYLGLSLDPEVMAAEEEATRRFGAGPGAVRFISGTYRPHLELEARLARFHGREAAMIFSSAYATVVGVLVPLTTPGTFIVSDELNHNCIINGMRMARPKGKAIYAHNDMEDLERALEKAAGAEAERVLLVTDGIFSMRGDHAPLAEIVALARRFDERFPENVVVVVDDSHGAGAFGETGRGTEEYADARADVLIATLGKAFGVNGGYVTANEAVVGFLRESAPLYIYSNPITVGEAQAATRSLDILDSERGRALLSHLRSLTERFERGLVGLGFEVIPGPHPVVPLLVRDTVRTGELVRHLYDHGVLATGLAYPVVPRGEEEIRFQVCADHTVADIDQVLGHLRIFRERPCKLPRSFKCQDIPESQRKRSSKPRCK; translated from the coding sequence ATGCCCCTCGATCGACTATCCCAAGCCCTCGACCAGCACGTTGCCGGCCTCGCCGAAGCGGGTACCGCCAAGGGCGCCGAGACGGTGGTGGTGGACGTCCTGCCGGCGGTCGGCGAGCACGGACCGAGGTTCTTGCTCGAAGGTGAGGGGGACCGGCCGTTCCTGCGCATGAATTCAAACTCCTACCTCGGCCTTTCCCTCGACCCCGAGGTGATGGCGGCGGAGGAAGAGGCGACCCGCCGCTTCGGCGCCGGTCCCGGAGCGGTGCGCTTCATTAGCGGCACCTACCGACCGCACCTCGAACTCGAAGCGCGCCTGGCTCGCTTCCACGGCCGCGAGGCGGCAATGATCTTCAGCTCCGCCTACGCCACGGTGGTCGGCGTGCTGGTGCCGTTGACCACTCCGGGCACCTTCATCGTCAGCGACGAGCTGAACCACAACTGCATCATCAACGGCATGCGCATGGCCCGCCCGAAGGGCAAAGCGATCTACGCCCACAACGACATGGAGGACCTCGAGCGCGCCCTCGAGAAGGCCGCCGGGGCCGAAGCCGAGCGGGTGCTGCTGGTGACCGACGGCATCTTCTCGATGCGCGGCGACCACGCACCGCTGGCCGAGATCGTCGCGCTGGCGCGGCGCTTCGACGAGCGTTTTCCGGAGAACGTGGTGGTGGTGGTGGACGACAGCCACGGCGCCGGCGCCTTCGGCGAGACCGGCCGCGGCACCGAGGAATACGCCGACGCCCGGGCGGACGTCCTGATCGCCACCCTCGGCAAGGCCTTCGGGGTGAACGGCGGCTATGTCACGGCGAACGAGGCGGTCGTCGGCTTTCTGCGGGAGTCGGCGCCGCTCTACATTTACTCCAACCCGATCACCGTCGGCGAAGCCCAGGCGGCAACCCGCTCCCTCGACATCCTGGACAGCGAACGGGGGCGAGCGCTGTTAAGCCACCTGCGCTCCCTCACCGAGCGCTTCGAGCGTGGGCTGGTGGGCCTCGGCTTCGAGGTGATCCCCGGCCCTCACCCGGTGGTGCCGCTGCTGGTGCGGGACACGGTGCGTACCGGCGAGCTAGTGCGCCACCTCTATGACCACGGCGTGCTCGCCACCGGCCTGGCCTATCCGGTGGTTCCGCGCGGCGAAGAGGAGATTCGCTTCCAGGTGTGCGCCGACCACACGGTGGCCGACATCGATCAAGTGTTGGGCCACTTACGCATATTCAGAGAACGCCCTTGCAAATTACCTCGCTCTTTCAAATGCCAAGACATCCCTGAAAGCCAAAGAAAAAGAAGTAGTAAACCTCGCTGTAAGTGA